One genomic segment of Methylocystis hirsuta includes these proteins:
- a CDS encoding efflux RND transporter permease subunit gives MIGRIIEFSARNAFPVISAIVVIVGAGLWAAYNTPLDALPDLSDAQVIVATDWEDRSPNIIEDQITYPIVTQLLSTSKVKAVRASSFYGQSLVYVIFEDGTDLYWARSRVLEYLSGMAGRLPPGVSPQLGPDATGVGWGLEYVLIDKTGKHSLSELRSLQDWQVKYQLRSVPGVAEVASVGGFVKQYQVTLDPDKLLAYQIPINKVVDQVRRSNQEVGGRVLEFTGAEYMVRGRGYIQSPSDIEKVAVGARPDGTPILVRDVGFVQIGPDIRRGTVDYNGMGAAAAGIVVVRFGESVYDVLARVKKTIAEKVAPALPEGVELVVTYDRSTLIDHSVATLREALVEESVLVGLVCLVFLFHVRSGLVVIVTFPLAILMALLAMRWFGLTSNIMSLGGIAIAIGSMEDAATVMVENAHKHIEYEERKPVEERRPRLEVLIEASKEVGPSLFFSLLIMTLSLLPIFALQEQEGRLFKPLAYTNVFSMFSAAILSIAVTPFLLRVLIRGKIPAEEANPINRFFIWIHRPIIRLSLKFRYGMVALGFLAIASVVPLYFSLGREFMPPLWEETALFMPTTLPAASIQTMQRAIQEQDKILMTFPEVTSVFAKAGRANTATDPAPLEMIETVINLKPEGEWRAGMTPEKLIGEMNDALKIDIPGFVSSWTMPIKARIDMLSTGVRTPIGVKVFGPDLAQIESILSQVETAVAMVPGTRNVFAERVAEGRYLDIDINRDAIARYGLSVMDVQEVIQAAVGGANLTQTIEGRQRFPVNVRYGRELRDDLAKLKRVLIATPTGAQVPLEELGELRFVDGPGLIKSEAAQLVGYAYVDIAGRDTGSYMDDARRIVGEKVKLPAGYRLEWSGAYEGMERARRLLVYFIPITLAAIFLLLYLNNPSLVRVLMVVLAVPVAVAGAFTALLLMGYNLSVAVWVGILGLAGVDAETGMVTLLYLDVAYDRWKREGRMTNLVDLEGAVTEATVQRVRPKMMTFWSVLLSLSPIMFATGTGADLMKRIAAPMAGGIVFSFLVELLIYPAIYFIWKDWSEVRHITGSSQRKLASDSIDGQS, from the coding sequence ATGATCGGCCGCATCATCGAATTCAGCGCCCGCAACGCGTTTCCCGTCATATCGGCGATCGTTGTCATCGTCGGCGCAGGCCTTTGGGCCGCATACAACACGCCCCTTGACGCGCTCCCCGACCTTTCCGACGCGCAGGTGATCGTCGCCACGGACTGGGAGGATCGCAGTCCCAACATCATCGAAGACCAGATTACATATCCTATCGTCACGCAGCTCTTGTCCACCTCCAAAGTTAAGGCGGTGCGAGCGAGCAGCTTCTACGGCCAGTCTCTCGTTTACGTCATCTTCGAGGACGGTACCGACCTCTATTGGGCGCGCAGCCGCGTGCTGGAGTATTTGAGCGGCATGGCGGGGAGGTTGCCGCCGGGCGTGTCTCCGCAACTCGGGCCAGACGCCACCGGCGTCGGTTGGGGACTTGAATACGTCCTGATCGACAAGACGGGGAAACACTCGCTCTCCGAGCTTCGCAGCTTGCAGGACTGGCAAGTGAAATATCAGCTTCGATCCGTGCCGGGCGTCGCGGAAGTGGCGAGCGTCGGCGGCTTCGTAAAGCAATATCAAGTCACGCTCGATCCCGATAAGCTGCTCGCCTACCAAATCCCGATCAACAAGGTAGTCGACCAGGTCCGCCGCTCCAATCAGGAAGTCGGCGGCCGCGTGCTGGAGTTCACCGGCGCGGAATACATGGTGCGCGGGAGGGGGTACATTCAAAGCCCTTCCGACATCGAGAAGGTCGCGGTCGGAGCGCGGCCCGACGGCACGCCCATTCTCGTGCGGGACGTTGGTTTCGTGCAGATCGGTCCCGACATCCGTCGGGGGACCGTGGACTACAACGGGATGGGCGCCGCCGCCGCCGGCATCGTCGTCGTCCGATTCGGCGAGAGTGTTTATGACGTGTTGGCGCGCGTCAAGAAGACGATCGCCGAGAAGGTCGCGCCCGCCTTGCCGGAAGGCGTCGAGCTCGTCGTCACCTATGATCGATCGACGCTCATCGACCATTCGGTGGCGACGTTGAGGGAGGCGCTCGTTGAAGAAAGCGTCCTCGTCGGCCTGGTATGCTTGGTGTTTCTGTTCCACGTCCGCAGCGGTTTGGTCGTGATCGTCACCTTCCCCTTGGCGATCCTGATGGCGCTGCTGGCGATGCGATGGTTCGGGCTCACCAGCAACATCATGAGCCTCGGCGGCATCGCCATCGCGATCGGGTCGATGGAGGACGCCGCCACTGTGATGGTCGAGAACGCCCACAAGCACATCGAATATGAGGAGAGAAAACCCGTCGAAGAGCGCCGTCCGCGCCTCGAGGTCCTGATCGAAGCCAGCAAGGAGGTGGGTCCGTCGCTGTTCTTCTCGCTCCTGATCATGACTTTGAGCCTGTTGCCGATATTCGCGCTTCAGGAGCAGGAGGGCCGGTTGTTCAAGCCGCTCGCCTATACCAATGTGTTCAGCATGTTCTCTGCGGCGATCTTGTCCATCGCCGTCACGCCTTTCCTCTTGAGAGTCCTTATCCGGGGCAAAATTCCGGCCGAAGAGGCGAACCCGATCAATCGATTCTTTATCTGGATCCATCGGCCCATCATCAGGCTGTCGCTGAAATTTCGTTACGGGATGGTCGCGCTCGGATTTCTCGCCATCGCCTCGGTCGTCCCTCTTTATTTTAGCCTTGGCCGCGAGTTCATGCCGCCATTGTGGGAAGAAACGGCGCTCTTCATGCCCACGACCCTGCCGGCGGCGTCTATCCAGACGATGCAGCGGGCCATCCAAGAACAAGACAAAATCTTAATGACGTTTCCGGAAGTGACGAGCGTTTTCGCCAAGGCGGGGCGGGCCAACACCGCCACCGACCCGGCGCCGCTCGAGATGATCGAAACAGTCATCAACCTCAAGCCCGAAGGCGAGTGGCGCGCCGGCATGACCCCCGAAAAACTGATCGGGGAAATGAATGACGCGCTGAAAATCGACATCCCGGGATTCGTCAGCAGTTGGACCATGCCGATCAAGGCCAGGATCGATATGCTTTCGACCGGCGTCAGGACGCCGATCGGCGTGAAGGTTTTTGGGCCGGACCTTGCGCAAATCGAAAGCATCCTTTCGCAGGTCGAAACCGCCGTCGCCATGGTCCCGGGAACAAGAAACGTTTTCGCCGAACGCGTGGCGGAAGGTCGCTATCTCGACATCGACATCAACCGCGACGCTATCGCCCGCTACGGTCTGTCGGTGATGGACGTGCAGGAAGTGATCCAGGCGGCGGTGGGCGGCGCCAATCTCACGCAAACGATCGAGGGCCGCCAGCGCTTTCCCGTGAACGTCCGCTACGGGCGCGAACTGCGGGACGATCTAGCGAAGCTCAAGCGCGTGTTGATCGCGACGCCGACGGGGGCTCAGGTCCCTTTGGAGGAATTGGGCGAGCTTCGCTTCGTCGATGGTCCTGGGCTCATTAAGAGCGAAGCGGCGCAGCTTGTGGGCTACGCTTATGTCGACATAGCCGGCCGCGACACCGGGAGCTATATGGACGACGCTCGCAGGATCGTCGGCGAGAAGGTCAAGCTGCCCGCGGGCTACAGGCTTGAATGGAGCGGGGCGTACGAGGGAATGGAGCGGGCGCGCCGCCTGCTCGTGTATTTCATTCCGATTACCCTCGCTGCCATCTTCCTGTTGCTCTATCTCAACAACCCATCGCTCGTCCGAGTGTTGATGGTGGTCCTGGCGGTGCCCGTCGCCGTCGCCGGCGCGTTCACGGCGCTGTTGCTGATGGGCTACAATCTCAGCGTTGCGGTGTGGGTCGGAATTCTCGGGCTCGCAGGCGTCGACGCCGAGACCGGGATGGTGACGCTCCTCTATTTGGACGTGGCGTATGACCGTTGGAAGCGGGAAGGACGGATGACGAACCTCGTCGACCTGGAAGGGGCGGTCACTGAGGCCACCGTTCAGCGCGTGCGGCCCAAAATGATGACATTCTGGTCGGTGCTGCTGAGCCTTTCGCCGATCATGTTCGCCACCGGGACCGGCGCCGACCTCATGAAGCGGATCGCCGCGCCGATGGCCGGCGGGATCGTGTTCAGTTTCCTCGTAGAGCTGCTGATCTATCCAGCCATCTATTTTATCTGGAAGGATTGGAGCGAAGTGCGCCACATTACTGGCTCGTCGCAGCGGAAATTGGCTTCGGACTCGATTGATGGACAATCGTGA
- a CDS encoding HAD-IC family P-type ATPase, whose protein sequence is MESVDKPWHCLTGDEALQRLGAPANGLSSAEAKNRRAVIGPNAIAETKPVSPWAIFFAQFKSILIWLLIGASVVSGALGEATDSFVILAIVFLNAVVGFYQEYSAEKSIAALKQMTAPRAKVWRDGAVTTSASADVVPGDLLELESGDLVAADARLLSAASLTCVEAALTGESEPVGKSIEALDNPEFAIGDRTNMVFMGTSVATGSGRAVVVATGMRTEMGHIASLISEAGAEAETPLQQKLERFGHVLLWATLGTVTLLFGLGFLRKEPILDLFMTSVSLAVAAIPEGLPAVATAALSLGVLRMSRRRALVRRLASVETLGSTNVICTDKTGTLTVGQMTVRAMVVADRTYEVSGEGYSPEGDVRLSGAAVDPSRDSALRQMAQILVGCNNAQFERSKDNAWSVIGDPTEGALLSAGQKAGADRSALDRDDPRVHEIPFDSDRKLHSIVRRLPDGRLRVLTNGAPEMLSAKCSHIWREDGVHPLTDADREELARQNANLAGKALRVLGAAYRDFDGLSLDQLTPETVERDLVFVGLAGLYDPPRAEAKEAVAKCQAAGIRVVMITGDHPRTAIAIGRELGLAEEGQVATGVELDRLTDDALQQRVPRIAVYARVSAAHKLRIVRAWQANGAVVAMTGDGVNDAPAIKGADIGVAMGRIGTEVTKQASDMIVTDDNFATIVDAVEVGRGIYENIRKTLLYLLGCNASELLLITICIVSGLPTPLLPIHLLWINLVTDGPPALCLAADRVDPGLMSQRPRARGEQLADARFFWAMLLTGSLIAGVTFLAFLWGLQSGGLEVARTYAFCGMVFAQLLISLGARSQTTPIWRLDLMSNLNLLLVVSVSITIQMWTHISATLSRFLSTSQLPYQDGFVLLAAGAVPLLALEFVKLAPAAAKEERGAIPSTRWIGSITAVVIVATFAASWLYWPQPRETAAQFLTHAIERGDVIRAVTATGVVRPRLTTEVFAPLTGVVRFPDCEVGATVTKGQLCATIDQQHYRLLVERRRANLSAAQTQLDKDKKELARAKSTLERARASAKRSLIDKATSAHERALARTKRSENLTAQREAALRVAETAFRRTEVRAPMDGAVTFRRLETGQTVEAGRSMLFIITDHADAQIEVVAAPGEVGKVKIDDRASIKMDAAPGRALDGRATEIRKLQNVIVLSVPDAESVLESGMTATARIVIDERVNVLRAPNEALRYSRRRDAAQVPARGEKSDIMSIWVLRKEKPTPVPVRLGLDDGAYTEIVEGDFEPGDELIVGEKV, encoded by the coding sequence ATGGAATCGGTTGACAAGCCCTGGCATTGCTTGACCGGCGATGAAGCGCTGCAGCGCCTCGGCGCGCCCGCGAACGGCCTGAGCTCAGCGGAGGCCAAGAACAGACGCGCCGTAATCGGGCCGAATGCGATCGCGGAGACAAAGCCGGTTAGCCCCTGGGCGATCTTTTTCGCCCAGTTCAAGAGCATTCTCATCTGGCTCTTGATCGGCGCCAGCGTCGTCTCGGGCGCGCTCGGCGAGGCGACAGATTCGTTTGTCATTCTCGCGATCGTGTTCCTGAACGCAGTTGTGGGCTTTTATCAGGAATACAGCGCAGAAAAATCGATTGCGGCCTTGAAGCAAATGACCGCGCCGCGGGCGAAGGTTTGGCGTGACGGCGCGGTGACAACCAGTGCCTCGGCCGACGTGGTTCCTGGCGACCTGCTGGAACTCGAGTCCGGCGATCTCGTCGCGGCCGATGCGCGCTTGCTGTCCGCGGCGTCGCTCACCTGCGTCGAGGCCGCCCTGACGGGCGAGTCCGAGCCCGTCGGGAAGAGCATCGAGGCCCTGGACAACCCGGAGTTCGCCATCGGCGACCGGACCAACATGGTGTTCATGGGAACGAGCGTCGCGACCGGCTCCGGCCGCGCCGTCGTCGTCGCCACCGGGATGCGAACCGAAATGGGCCACATCGCTTCGCTGATCAGCGAGGCGGGCGCTGAAGCGGAGACGCCCCTTCAGCAGAAACTCGAGCGGTTCGGCCACGTGCTCCTGTGGGCCACGCTTGGAACCGTGACATTACTCTTCGGCCTCGGCTTCTTGCGCAAAGAGCCGATCCTCGACCTGTTCATGACGTCGGTCAGCCTCGCCGTCGCGGCGATACCCGAAGGCCTGCCGGCCGTGGCGACGGCGGCTCTGTCGCTCGGCGTGCTGCGCATGTCGCGACGCCGCGCCCTCGTGCGCCGGCTAGCGTCCGTAGAGACGCTGGGCTCGACCAATGTCATCTGCACCGACAAGACCGGAACTTTGACAGTTGGTCAGATGACCGTCCGCGCCATGGTCGTCGCCGACCGGACCTACGAGGTCTCCGGCGAGGGCTACAGTCCCGAAGGCGATGTGCGATTGAGCGGCGCGGCCGTCGACCCCAGTCGCGACAGCGCGCTGCGCCAAATGGCGCAAATCCTTGTCGGTTGCAACAACGCTCAATTCGAGCGATCGAAAGACAATGCGTGGAGCGTTATTGGCGACCCGACCGAAGGCGCGCTGCTCTCCGCGGGTCAAAAAGCAGGCGCCGACCGGAGCGCGTTGGACCGGGACGATCCGAGGGTTCACGAAATCCCCTTTGATTCCGACCGCAAGCTGCATTCGATTGTTCGGCGCTTGCCCGATGGGCGTCTGCGCGTTCTCACAAACGGCGCCCCAGAGATGCTGTCGGCCAAATGCTCACACATTTGGCGCGAGGACGGCGTTCATCCGCTGACCGACGCGGATCGCGAAGAACTCGCCCGGCAAAACGCCAATCTGGCCGGCAAGGCGCTGCGCGTGCTCGGCGCGGCTTATCGCGATTTCGATGGATTGTCGCTCGATCAACTTACCCCGGAAACCGTCGAGCGTGATCTGGTTTTCGTGGGACTCGCCGGCTTATACGACCCCCCGAGGGCCGAGGCGAAAGAGGCCGTCGCAAAATGCCAAGCCGCCGGCATCCGGGTTGTGATGATAACCGGCGATCATCCGCGCACCGCCATCGCCATCGGCAGGGAGTTGGGGCTCGCTGAAGAAGGTCAGGTAGCGACGGGCGTCGAACTCGACCGGCTGACCGATGACGCTCTGCAGCAACGCGTCCCCAGAATCGCCGTCTATGCGCGCGTCAGCGCCGCGCACAAATTGCGCATCGTCAGGGCGTGGCAGGCGAACGGCGCCGTCGTCGCCATGACCGGCGATGGCGTGAATGACGCGCCGGCAATCAAGGGCGCCGATATCGGGGTAGCGATGGGCCGAATCGGCACGGAAGTGACGAAGCAGGCGTCCGACATGATCGTCACCGACGACAATTTCGCGACCATCGTCGACGCGGTGGAGGTAGGCCGCGGCATCTATGAGAACATTCGCAAGACCCTGCTATACCTTCTCGGCTGCAACGCCAGCGAACTGCTGCTTATCACGATTTGCATCGTCAGCGGTCTCCCGACGCCTCTCCTGCCCATTCATCTGCTCTGGATCAATCTCGTCACCGACGGGCCGCCGGCGCTATGTCTCGCGGCGGACCGCGTCGATCCAGGACTAATGAGCCAGCGTCCGCGCGCGCGGGGAGAGCAGCTCGCGGATGCGCGATTTTTCTGGGCGATGTTGTTGACCGGATCGCTCATCGCTGGCGTGACTTTCCTCGCCTTTTTATGGGGGCTGCAATCGGGGGGCCTCGAGGTCGCGCGCACTTACGCATTCTGCGGGATGGTCTTCGCGCAACTGCTGATTTCGCTGGGCGCGCGCAGCCAGACGACGCCGATCTGGCGCCTGGACCTTATGTCGAACCTCAATTTGCTCCTCGTCGTGAGCGTGTCCATCACGATCCAGATGTGGACTCACATCAGCGCCACGCTCTCGCGTTTCTTGTCGACGTCACAACTTCCTTACCAGGATGGCTTCGTCTTGCTGGCCGCCGGCGCCGTGCCATTGCTGGCGCTCGAATTCGTCAAGCTCGCGCCTGCCGCAGCAAAAGAAGAGCGCGGGGCGATCCCCTCGACAAGATGGATTGGGTCGATAACGGCGGTCGTCATTGTGGCGACCTTCGCTGCAAGTTGGCTCTATTGGCCGCAGCCGCGGGAAACCGCCGCGCAATTTTTGACCCACGCGATCGAACGAGGCGACGTGATCCGCGCCGTCACGGCGACCGGCGTCGTCCGTCCGCGGCTGACGACCGAGGTTTTCGCGCCCCTGACGGGCGTCGTGCGATTTCCCGATTGCGAGGTCGGCGCTACGGTTACGAAAGGCCAGCTTTGCGCAACGATTGATCAGCAGCATTATCGTCTACTCGTCGAACGCCGAAGAGCCAATTTATCCGCCGCCCAAACGCAATTGGACAAGGACAAGAAGGAACTCGCGCGTGCGAAATCGACCTTGGAGCGCGCTCGTGCCTCGGCGAAGCGGAGCTTGATCGACAAAGCGACAAGCGCACATGAGCGGGCGCTCGCAAGAACGAAGCGTAGCGAGAACCTGACCGCACAGCGTGAAGCTGCGTTGCGCGTGGCCGAAACGGCTTTCCGACGAACGGAAGTCCGGGCGCCCATGGACGGGGCCGTGACTTTCCGGCGGCTCGAGACTGGCCAGACGGTCGAAGCGGGAAGGTCGATGCTCTTCATCATCACGGATCACGCCGACGCGCAGATCGAGGTTGTGGCGGCGCCGGGCGAGGTTGGCAAGGTCAAGATCGACGATCGGGCTTCAATCAAGATGGACGCGGCGCCGGGGCGGGCGTTAGACGGGCGGGCGACAGAGATACGCAAGCTGCAGAATGTTATCGTCCTGTCCGTCCCGGACGCCGAAAGCGTGCTTGAATCGGGCATGACAGCGACTGCGCGGATTGTAATCGATGAGCGCGTTAACGTGCTCCGCGCGCCGAACGAGGCGCTGCGCTATTCGCGGAGGCGCGATGCGGCGCAAGTCCCCGCCAGAGGCGAAAAATCTGACATCATGTCAATTTGGGTGCTGCGCAAAGAGAAGCCGACGCCTGTCCCTGTCCGACTTGGTCTGGACGACGGCGCGTATACGGAAATCGTCGAAGGCGATTTCGAACCCGGCGACGAGTTGATCGTCGGCGAGAAGGTTTGA
- a CDS encoding efflux RND transporter periplasmic adaptor subunit, translating into MSMKRCGYLGRLALTALLILTVTPSVGDERKSTPDKTMSGMEMPGSSDAPKTRAAPPSGFAEVRIAPEVQQRIGVTLGTVRRTPLTMTIRTVGIVRPDETKVRHIHLKTEGWVEKLFVSFTGQKVKAGDPMLSIYSPAFFAAQREFLIALQYSRAAPSPGQRNVVDTARQRLALWDVPMSTIEALEKTGKPSKSLILRSPISGVILEKKTFEGQYVMPQAELYTVADLSTVWVQGKVFAYELPHVALGMPATVTFPSLAARSFVGRIVFIDPVIDEPSRTVQVRVELPNPDGLIKPGMFANVLIAHAMGSGLTVPTSAVLRTGERDIAFRAVAPDRFAPVEVRISPLRFDDRFQILEGLKAGDEVVTSANFLIDSESRLRAGGGDMTGMPGMGVEQKEKKDAAHPKTTH; encoded by the coding sequence ATGTCGATGAAGCGGTGCGGATATCTCGGCAGACTGGCGCTAACGGCGCTGCTGATTTTAACCGTCACTCCCAGTGTTGGCGATGAGCGAAAATCAACTCCAGACAAGACCATGTCCGGCATGGAAATGCCGGGATCGAGCGACGCCCCTAAGACACGCGCCGCGCCGCCGTCAGGATTCGCCGAGGTCCGCATTGCGCCGGAAGTGCAACAACGCATCGGCGTGACGTTAGGAACCGTGCGGCGGACGCCGTTGACGATGACGATTCGTACCGTCGGCATCGTGCGTCCTGACGAAACCAAAGTCAGACACATCCACTTGAAAACGGAAGGCTGGGTCGAAAAGCTGTTCGTCTCCTTCACCGGCCAGAAAGTCAAAGCCGGCGATCCCATGCTCTCGATCTACAGTCCCGCATTCTTTGCGGCACAGCGGGAGTTCCTGATTGCGCTACAGTACAGCAGGGCCGCACCCTCGCCCGGTCAGCGAAACGTGGTCGACACGGCTCGGCAACGACTGGCGTTGTGGGACGTGCCAATGAGCACGATCGAGGCGTTGGAAAAGACGGGGAAACCTAGCAAATCGCTTATTTTGCGGAGCCCCATTTCGGGGGTCATCCTGGAAAAGAAGACGTTCGAAGGCCAATATGTGATGCCGCAGGCCGAATTGTATACGGTCGCCGACCTCTCGACGGTATGGGTGCAGGGGAAGGTTTTCGCGTATGAATTGCCGCATGTTGCTCTCGGAATGCCAGCGACGGTGACGTTTCCATCACTGGCGGCGCGATCCTTCGTCGGCAGAATTGTCTTCATCGATCCGGTGATCGACGAGCCGAGCAGGACGGTGCAGGTTCGCGTCGAGCTGCCCAATCCTGACGGCCTAATTAAGCCCGGCATGTTCGCTAATGTTTTGATCGCTCACGCAATGGGAAGCGGCTTGACCGTTCCGACATCCGCCGTCCTGCGCACCGGCGAGCGTGACATCGCCTTTCGTGCGGTCGCCCCCGACCGCTTCGCGCCGGTCGAGGTAAGAATCAGTCCCTTGCGGTTCGATGACCGCTTCCAGATTCTCGAGGGGCTTAAGGCCGGCGACGAGGTTGTGACCTCCGCCAACTTCCTCATCGATTCGGAAAGCCGGCTGCGCGCTGGCGGCGGCGACATGACGGGCATGCCCGGGATGGGCGTCGAGCAAAAAGAAAAGAAGGACGCCGCTCATCCAAAGACGACGCACTAG
- a CDS encoding TolC family protein: protein MLSKRPRDLILRAWLSMATALGLSGCALTPPGTTEEQAKLSEVSEHFEPPIEARELPALPAVASWRDVLHRAFLANGELESAYFEWKAALARVDRDASWPNTNLMFGYRYMFSRDQMKTWDRMTLSGTFMPSTTLQLPIKTWTAGKVALEAARAASERFRTVKFELQRKVLIAYLDLALAREKVRIERDNVNLLKLLTSSAAARSQAGAPLQDMLKAQTNWELAKNNLLNLEAEVRSARSKLNGLLARDAEAPLDLPPTLPAARPVIGKDARIIEVAVDQNPELAALARQVAGRKDAIELARLEFLPDLVPAGSITGNIERTAEMFVMVPTRIPAILAMIQDTEAMARSSEAVLRQTEKDRAASFVANLYFMRNAERQTSFYRRRVVPIVEQLINSSREAYAAGSVQFADLIDSQRTYISVRVLVAEARIEREKRLAELEALAGVDIETLGRPEMSPPEPPEQASLQ from the coding sequence ATGCTCAGCAAACGACCGCGCGACCTCATCCTGAGGGCATGGTTGAGCATGGCGACAGCCTTGGGGCTTAGCGGCTGTGCTCTCACGCCACCTGGCACGACGGAGGAGCAAGCCAAGCTGAGCGAAGTTTCCGAGCACTTCGAGCCGCCGATTGAGGCTCGGGAGTTGCCGGCTCTGCCTGCGGTTGCCAGCTGGCGCGACGTGCTGCACAGAGCGTTCCTAGCCAATGGGGAATTAGAATCGGCCTATTTCGAGTGGAAGGCGGCTTTGGCCCGGGTCGACCGGGATGCGAGCTGGCCCAACACCAATTTGATGTTCGGTTACCGCTACATGTTTTCGCGTGATCAGATGAAGACATGGGACCGCATGACGCTCAGCGGCACCTTCATGCCGTCGACGACTCTGCAGTTGCCGATCAAAACGTGGACCGCTGGAAAAGTAGCGCTGGAGGCGGCCAGAGCGGCCAGCGAGAGATTTCGCACTGTCAAGTTCGAGCTTCAGCGTAAGGTTCTCATCGCTTATTTGGATTTGGCGCTGGCCAGGGAAAAAGTCCGCATCGAGCGCGACAACGTAAACCTTCTCAAGCTCTTGACGAGCTCGGCCGCCGCTCGGAGCCAGGCTGGGGCTCCCCTGCAAGACATGTTGAAGGCCCAGACCAACTGGGAGCTGGCGAAGAACAACCTGCTGAACTTGGAAGCCGAGGTCCGCTCGGCGCGCAGTAAGCTCAACGGTCTTCTTGCTCGCGACGCCGAGGCGCCGCTGGACCTTCCCCCGACTTTGCCCGCCGCGCGTCCCGTGATCGGTAAGGATGCTCGCATCATCGAGGTCGCCGTCGATCAAAACCCGGAATTGGCCGCTCTCGCCCGCCAAGTGGCCGGACGCAAGGACGCCATAGAGCTCGCCAGGCTGGAATTTCTGCCGGATCTCGTGCCTGCCGGGAGCATCACCGGCAATATTGAAAGAACGGCCGAAATGTTTGTGATGGTGCCGACGAGGATCCCGGCGATTCTCGCGATGATCCAGGACACGGAGGCGATGGCGCGGTCATCGGAAGCAGTCCTGCGGCAAACCGAGAAAGACCGCGCTGCGAGCTTCGTCGCCAACCTTTACTTTATGCGCAACGCAGAGCGACAAACGAGTTTTTACCGGCGGCGGGTGGTCCCTATCGTCGAGCAACTGATCAACAGTTCGCGGGAAGCCTACGCAGCTGGAAGCGTGCAGTTCGCGGATCTCATCGACAGCCAGCGGACTTATATTTCAGTCCGGGTCTTGGTCGCCGAAGCCAGGATCGAGCGAGAAAAGCGGCTAGCGGAACTCGAAGCTCTTGCGGGCGTGGACATAGAAACGCTCGGTCGGCCAGAGATGTCGCCGCCGGAGCCGCCGGAACAAGCCTCTCTGCAATAG
- a CDS encoding methyltransferase family protein: MHNDIPAYGLWSLVILNSAIFIFFAFTFFKPQMKRDWRSFGAFSAFLVALFAEMYGFPLTIYVLSGWLQSRWPDVNWFTHDAGHLLEMIFGWKANPHWGPFHVASIALIGGGFILISAGWSVLYEAQRRRELATTGVYAYVRHPQYVGFILVMLGFLLQWPTLLTLAMFPVLVVMYMRLARAEENEALAEFGATYRQYMAEVPAFIPRIVAASRRRNHSQG; the protein is encoded by the coding sequence ATGCACAATGACATTCCGGCCTATGGCCTGTGGTCGCTCGTCATTCTCAATTCGGCGATCTTCATCTTTTTCGCCTTTACCTTCTTCAAACCGCAGATGAAACGCGACTGGCGTTCCTTTGGCGCCTTCAGCGCGTTTCTCGTAGCGTTATTCGCTGAAATGTACGGCTTTCCGCTCACGATCTATGTGCTGTCTGGCTGGCTGCAAAGCCGTTGGCCTGACGTGAACTGGTTCACGCATGATGCCGGACATCTGCTCGAGATGATATTCGGCTGGAAAGCCAATCCGCATTGGGGCCCATTCCACGTGGCAAGCATAGCGCTCATAGGCGGCGGCTTTATTTTGATTTCAGCGGGCTGGAGCGTCCTCTATGAGGCGCAGCGCCGACGCGAGCTTGCAACCACTGGAGTGTACGCGTATGTGCGTCATCCCCAATACGTCGGTTTCATACTCGTCATGCTCGGCTTCCTTCTGCAATGGCCGACATTGCTGACGCTGGCGATGTTTCCGGTCCTCGTCGTCATGTACATGCGCCTCGCCCGGGCAGAAGAAAACGAGGCGCTCGCTGAATTCGGCGCGACATACCGACAGTACATGGCCGAGGTTCCTGCTTTCATTCCGCGAATCGTAGCCGCAAGTCGGCGTCGTAATCACAGCCAAGGCTGA